The Terracoccus luteus genome includes a region encoding these proteins:
- a CDS encoding DUF885 domain-containing protein, with protein sequence MTTEAGGPASGHGAGRARERTDVDAIAERYLDALVELSPITATSLGVPGHDHELDDLSPEGNAAAARLRERTLAELGRATPADDVDRVTVAAMTERLGLAQERWQAGFDDMSLNVIASPLQGVRDVFDLMPQQSGADWQTVTTRLAAVPAALAGYRESLLSARERGLVSPQRQVVACAEQTRDLVGPEGYFARLVEGAAADGEPLSGPARTALEQAARQAADAYAETADWLERELLPHAPEADACGRERYALESRYFLGAEVDLEETYAWGQREVADLHAQMAAIADGLEPGASVERGVEILDADERYQLHGTDALRAWMQERADEVIAQLGDVHFDIPGPVRRIECMIAPTQTGGIYYTGPSDDFSRPGRMWWSVPRGNTEFRTWSELTTVYHEGVPGHHLQVAQTVYRSALLNRWRRLEAWTSGHGEGWALYAERLMAELGHMDDPGNRMGWLAGQSLRAARVVIDIGVHCGFDAPDEVGGGAWDHDKAWTYLTRYGFMDEKVLRFELDRYLGWPGQAPSYKIGERLWLSLREEVKQREGDGFDLKAFHRRALDLGGVGLDTLRDAVLGEL encoded by the coding sequence GTGACCACGGAGGCAGGCGGCCCGGCATCCGGCCACGGCGCCGGTCGTGCCCGCGAGCGCACCGACGTCGACGCGATCGCCGAGCGCTACCTCGACGCCCTCGTCGAGCTCAGCCCCATCACCGCCACGTCGCTCGGCGTCCCCGGCCACGACCACGAGCTCGACGACCTCTCGCCCGAGGGCAACGCCGCCGCCGCGCGGCTGCGCGAGCGCACCCTCGCGGAGCTGGGGCGGGCGACCCCCGCCGACGACGTCGACCGGGTGACCGTCGCCGCGATGACCGAGCGCCTCGGCCTCGCGCAGGAGCGGTGGCAGGCCGGGTTCGACGACATGTCGCTCAACGTCATCGCCTCGCCGCTTCAGGGTGTCCGCGACGTCTTCGACCTCATGCCGCAGCAGAGCGGCGCCGACTGGCAGACCGTCACGACCCGTCTGGCCGCCGTCCCCGCCGCCCTCGCCGGCTACCGCGAGTCGCTGCTGTCGGCCCGCGAACGCGGGCTCGTCTCGCCGCAGCGCCAGGTCGTCGCCTGCGCTGAGCAGACCCGCGACCTCGTCGGGCCCGAGGGCTACTTCGCACGGCTCGTCGAGGGCGCCGCCGCCGACGGCGAGCCGCTCTCCGGCCCGGCCCGCACCGCCCTCGAGCAGGCCGCCCGCCAGGCGGCCGACGCCTACGCCGAGACCGCCGACTGGCTCGAGCGCGAGCTGCTGCCGCACGCGCCCGAGGCGGACGCCTGCGGCCGCGAGCGGTACGCCCTCGAGTCGCGCTACTTCCTCGGCGCCGAGGTCGACCTCGAGGAGACCTACGCCTGGGGGCAGCGGGAGGTGGCCGACCTGCACGCGCAGATGGCCGCGATCGCCGACGGCCTCGAGCCCGGCGCGTCGGTGGAGCGCGGGGTCGAGATCCTCGACGCCGACGAGCGCTACCAGCTGCACGGTACGGACGCCCTCCGCGCGTGGATGCAGGAGCGCGCCGACGAGGTCATCGCGCAGCTCGGCGACGTCCACTTCGACATCCCCGGCCCGGTGCGCCGCATCGAGTGCATGATCGCGCCGACCCAGACCGGCGGCATCTACTACACCGGCCCGAGCGACGACTTCAGCCGGCCCGGCCGGATGTGGTGGTCGGTACCCAGGGGCAACACCGAGTTCCGCACGTGGAGCGAGCTGACGACCGTCTACCACGAGGGCGTCCCCGGCCACCACCTGCAGGTGGCGCAGACGGTGTACCGCTCGGCCCTGCTCAACCGCTGGCGCCGCCTCGAGGCCTGGACCTCCGGCCACGGTGAGGGCTGGGCCCTCTACGCCGAGCGGCTCATGGCCGAGCTGGGCCACATGGACGACCCCGGCAACCGGATGGGCTGGCTCGCCGGGCAGTCGCTGCGGGCGGCCCGCGTCGTCATCGACATCGGCGTGCACTGCGGCTTCGACGCGCCAGACGAGGTCGGCGGCGGCGCGTGGGACCACGACAAGGCCTGGACCTACCTGACCCGCTACGGGTTCATGGACGAGAAGGTGCTGCGCTTCGAGCTCGACCGCTATCTCGGCTGGCCGGGGCAGGCCCCGAGCTACAAGATCGGTGAGCGCCTCTGGCTGTCGCTGCGCGAGGAGGTCAAGCAGCGCGAGGGCGACGGCTTCGACCTCAAGGCCTTCCACCGCCGCGCCCTCGACCTCGGCGGCGTCGGCCTCGACACGCTGCGCGACGCCGTCCTCGGCGAGCTGTGA
- a CDS encoding alanine--glyoxylate aminotransferase family protein, producing the protein MTSPVNLPRPEIDPDGLLEYSVVFTDRSLNHMSRRFVGVMQDLTGMLRTAYRADTVAVVPGGGTFAMEAVARQLATGRRTLVVRNGLFSYRWTAIFEAGSIPASSIVCKARPVDDSHQAPWRPAPVDEVVATIRSERPEVVFAAHVETAAGMLLTDDYVRALAAAVHEVGGLLVLDCVASGALWVDMEGLDVDVLISAPQKGWSGSPAAGYVMLRERGRDAVRASTSSSFAVDLRQWLHVAEAYLEGTALYHATMPTDALVHNAAVMHETVDRGLDTVRTAQEQLGAKVRALMADRGFRSVAADDVAAASVVVLHTDDPDLRSGAGLKSVGLQVAAGVPLKCDEPDDYASFRIGLFGLDKLGDVDGTVARLEQGLERLEAARSAG; encoded by the coding sequence GTGACGTCACCCGTGAACCTGCCCCGCCCCGAGATCGACCCCGACGGCCTGCTCGAGTACTCGGTCGTGTTCACCGACCGGTCGCTGAACCACATGTCGCGTCGCTTCGTCGGCGTCATGCAGGACCTCACCGGCATGCTGCGCACCGCCTACCGGGCCGACACGGTCGCCGTCGTGCCGGGCGGCGGCACCTTCGCGATGGAGGCCGTCGCGCGTCAGCTCGCCACCGGCCGCCGCACCCTCGTCGTGCGCAACGGCCTCTTCTCCTACCGGTGGACGGCGATCTTCGAGGCCGGCTCGATCCCGGCGAGCTCGATCGTGTGCAAGGCCCGCCCGGTCGACGACTCGCACCAGGCGCCGTGGCGCCCGGCCCCCGTCGACGAGGTCGTCGCCACCATCCGGTCGGAGCGGCCGGAGGTCGTCTTCGCCGCCCACGTCGAGACGGCGGCCGGGATGCTGCTCACCGACGACTACGTGCGGGCGCTCGCCGCCGCGGTCCACGAGGTGGGCGGCCTGCTCGTGCTCGACTGCGTCGCCTCCGGGGCCCTGTGGGTCGACATGGAGGGCCTCGACGTCGACGTGCTCATCAGCGCCCCGCAGAAGGGCTGGAGCGGCTCCCCCGCCGCGGGCTACGTCATGCTGCGCGAGCGCGGGCGCGACGCCGTGCGGGCGAGCACCTCGAGCAGCTTCGCCGTCGACCTGCGCCAGTGGCTGCACGTCGCCGAGGCCTACCTCGAGGGCACCGCGCTCTACCACGCGACGATGCCGACCGACGCGCTCGTGCACAACGCCGCGGTGATGCACGAGACGGTCGACCGTGGCCTCGACACCGTGCGAACGGCGCAGGAGCAGCTCGGCGCGAAGGTGCGGGCGCTCATGGCCGACCGCGGCTTCCGCTCCGTCGCGGCTGACGACGTCGCCGCCGCGAGCGTCGTCGTGCTGCACACCGATGACCCCGACCTGCGCTCGGGCGCCGGCCTGAAGTCGGTCGGCCTGCAGGTCGCGGCGGGCGTGCCGCTCAAGTGCGACGAGCCCGACGACTACGCGAGCTTCCGCATCGGCCTCTTCGGGCTCGACAAGCTCGGCGACGTCGACGGGACGGTCGCGCGGCTCGAGCAGGGTCTCGAGCGCCTTGAGGCCGCCCGGTCGGCCGGCTGA
- a CDS encoding acyl-CoA carboxylase subunit beta — MAAEGTPDLGTTEGKLDDLRRRVAEVVHAGSERAVEKQHARGKKTARERIEMLLDEGSFTELDAFARHRSTAFGQEHNRPYGDGVVTGHGTVDGRQVAVFAQDFTVFGGSLGEVFGEKIVKVMDFAMKVGCPVIGLNDSGGARIQEGVVSLGLYGEIFFRNVRASGVVPQVSLVMGPCAGGAVYSPALTDFTVMVESTSHMFITGPDVIKTVTGEDVGFEELGGARTHNSRSGVAHYMGSDEQDAVDYVRALLSYLPSNNLEQPPVLEGGADLEPTDDDRWLDTCVPDSPNVPYDMKQVIEHVVDDGELLEVQALWAPNIVTGFARIDGMPVGVVANNPMQLAGCLDIEASEKAARFVRTCDCFNVPVLTLVDVPGFLPGTSQEWDGIIRHGAKLIYAYAEATVPKITVITRKAYGGAYDVMGSKHLGADVNLAWPTGQIAVMGAQGAVNILYRKELAAAAEQGHDVEARRRELVTHYEQALANPYVAAERGYVDGVIAPSETRAAVTRALRALRTKRETLPPKKHGNIPL; from the coding sequence ATGGCAGCCGAAGGCACCCCCGATCTCGGCACGACGGAGGGCAAGCTCGACGACCTGCGCCGGCGCGTGGCCGAGGTCGTGCACGCCGGCTCCGAGCGGGCCGTCGAGAAGCAGCACGCGCGCGGCAAGAAGACCGCCCGCGAGCGCATCGAGATGCTGCTCGACGAGGGCAGCTTCACCGAGCTCGACGCCTTCGCCCGGCACCGCAGCACCGCCTTCGGGCAGGAGCACAACCGCCCGTACGGCGACGGCGTCGTCACCGGCCACGGCACCGTCGACGGGCGGCAGGTGGCCGTCTTCGCGCAGGACTTCACCGTCTTCGGCGGCTCCCTCGGCGAGGTCTTCGGCGAGAAGATCGTCAAGGTCATGGATTTCGCCATGAAGGTGGGCTGCCCGGTCATCGGGCTCAATGACTCCGGCGGCGCCCGCATCCAGGAGGGTGTCGTCTCGCTCGGCCTCTACGGCGAGATCTTCTTCCGCAACGTGCGCGCCTCGGGCGTCGTGCCGCAGGTCTCGCTCGTCATGGGCCCGTGCGCGGGCGGCGCCGTCTACTCCCCCGCGCTCACCGACTTCACCGTCATGGTCGAGTCGACCTCGCACATGTTCATCACCGGCCCCGACGTCATCAAGACCGTGACCGGTGAGGACGTCGGCTTCGAGGAGCTCGGCGGCGCGCGCACCCACAACAGCCGCTCGGGCGTCGCGCACTACATGGGCAGCGACGAGCAGGATGCCGTCGACTACGTCCGCGCGCTGCTGTCGTACCTGCCGAGCAACAACCTCGAGCAGCCGCCCGTCCTCGAGGGCGGCGCCGACCTCGAGCCGACTGACGACGACCGGTGGCTCGACACGTGCGTGCCCGACAGCCCCAACGTGCCCTACGACATGAAGCAGGTCATCGAGCACGTCGTCGACGACGGCGAGCTGCTCGAGGTGCAGGCGCTCTGGGCCCCGAACATCGTCACGGGCTTCGCCCGCATCGACGGGATGCCGGTCGGCGTCGTCGCGAACAACCCGATGCAGCTCGCGGGGTGCCTCGACATCGAGGCGTCCGAGAAGGCGGCCCGGTTCGTGCGCACGTGCGACTGCTTCAACGTGCCGGTGCTGACCCTCGTCGACGTCCCCGGCTTCCTGCCCGGCACGTCGCAGGAGTGGGACGGCATCATCCGGCACGGGGCCAAGCTCATCTACGCCTACGCCGAGGCGACGGTCCCCAAGATCACCGTCATCACGCGCAAGGCCTACGGCGGCGCCTACGACGTCATGGGCAGCAAGCACCTGGGCGCTGACGTCAACCTCGCCTGGCCGACCGGGCAGATCGCGGTCATGGGGGCGCAGGGCGCCGTCAACATCCTCTACCGCAAGGAGCTCGCCGCGGCCGCCGAGCAGGGGCACGACGTCGAGGCCCGGCGCCGCGAGCTCGTCACCCACTACGAGCAGGCCCTGGCCAACCCGTACGTCGCGGCCGAGCGCGGCTACGTCGACGGCGTCATCGCCCCGTCCGAGACCCGGGCCGCCGTGACCCGCGCCCTGCGGGCCCTACGCACCAAGCGCGAGACCCTGCCGCCCAAGAAGCACGGGAACATCCCGCTGTGA
- a CDS encoding MerR family transcriptional regulator, giving the protein MTSPASGDEPWTIARVADRFGVTHRTVRHYEDLGLITPERRGTQRLYHRRDRTRLDLVLRGKRLGFPLEEIRTIIDLFDAPRGRRTQLEYVLGQIDERRADLEQRLRDVQDAIAELGRFERTCRSDLERLDHEA; this is encoded by the coding sequence ATGACAAGTCCGGCATCCGGTGACGAGCCCTGGACGATCGCCCGGGTGGCCGACCGGTTCGGCGTCACGCACCGCACGGTGCGCCACTACGAGGACCTCGGCCTCATCACGCCCGAGCGGCGGGGCACCCAGCGGCTCTACCACCGCCGCGACCGCACCCGGCTCGACCTCGTGCTGCGCGGCAAGCGGCTCGGCTTCCCCCTCGAGGAGATCCGCACGATCATCGACCTGTTCGATGCCCCCCGGGGCCGACGGACCCAGCTCGAGTACGTGCTCGGGCAGATCGACGAGCGGCGGGCCGACCTCGAGCAGCGCCTGCGCGACGTGCAGGACGCGATCGCCGAGCTCGGTCGCTTCGAACGGACCTGTCGCAGCGACCTCGAGCGCCTCGACCACGAGGCCTGA
- a CDS encoding acyl-CoA dehydrogenase family protein, with protein sequence MFELSQDHEDFRAVVRDFAEREVAPNIAKWDAASYFPTDLVPKMGDLGLFGLVVPEEFGGSEGEDGSDFTSLCVAIEELGRVDQSIGITLSAGVGLGINPILTYGTQEQKERWLPDLVSGRALAGFGLTEPDAGSDAGATKTRAVLDGDEWVVDGAKAFITNSGTEITSVVTVTARTGTTADGKAEISAIMLPAGTPGFTVEPGYHKLGWHVSDTHGLSFDGARVPQDHLLGERGQGFRQFLKTLDDGRIAISALALGCAQACLELSTDYAKTRQAFGRPIGVNQGVSFQIADLAVMVEAARGLTYKAAWLKDEHAAGRRSVADVKHAAAVAKLYSTEAAVTATRIATQVFGGNGFMEEYPVARFYRDAKILEIGEGTSEVQRMLIARGLGLPA encoded by the coding sequence ATGTTCGAGCTCAGCCAGGACCACGAGGACTTCCGGGCGGTCGTGCGCGACTTCGCCGAGCGCGAGGTGGCCCCCAACATCGCCAAGTGGGACGCCGCGTCGTACTTCCCGACCGACCTCGTCCCCAAGATGGGCGACCTCGGGCTCTTCGGGCTCGTCGTGCCGGAGGAGTTCGGGGGCTCCGAGGGCGAGGACGGCTCGGACTTCACCAGCCTGTGCGTCGCCATCGAGGAGCTCGGCCGGGTCGACCAGTCGATCGGCATCACGCTCTCGGCCGGGGTGGGCCTGGGGATCAACCCGATCCTCACCTACGGCACCCAGGAGCAGAAGGAGCGCTGGCTGCCCGACCTCGTCTCCGGGCGGGCGCTCGCCGGCTTCGGCCTCACCGAGCCCGACGCCGGCTCCGACGCGGGCGCGACGAAGACCAGGGCCGTCCTCGACGGCGACGAGTGGGTCGTCGACGGGGCCAAGGCCTTCATCACCAACTCCGGCACCGAGATCACCTCCGTCGTCACGGTGACCGCACGCACCGGCACCACCGCCGACGGCAAGGCCGAGATCTCCGCGATCATGCTGCCCGCGGGCACCCCCGGCTTCACCGTCGAGCCCGGGTACCACAAGCTCGGCTGGCACGTCTCCGACACGCACGGCCTGTCGTTCGACGGCGCCCGCGTGCCGCAGGACCACCTGCTCGGCGAGCGCGGTCAGGGCTTCCGCCAGTTCCTCAAGACCCTCGACGACGGCCGCATCGCCATCTCGGCCCTCGCGCTCGGCTGCGCCCAGGCCTGCCTCGAGCTCTCGACCGACTACGCCAAGACCCGCCAGGCCTTCGGCCGCCCGATCGGCGTCAACCAGGGCGTCTCCTTCCAGATCGCCGACCTCGCGGTCATGGTCGAGGCCGCCCGTGGCCTGACGTACAAGGCGGCCTGGCTCAAGGACGAGCACGCCGCCGGCCGTCGCTCCGTCGCCGACGTCAAGCACGCCGCCGCCGTCGCCAAGCTCTACTCGACCGAGGCCGCGGTGACGGCCACCCGGATCGCGACCCAGGTCTTCGGCGGCAACGGCTTCATGGAGGAGTACCCCGTGGCCCGCTTCTACCGGGACGCGAAGATCCTCGAGATCGGCGAGGGCACCTCCGAGGTGCAGCGCATGCTCATCGCCCGCGGTCTGGGGCTGCCGGCGTGA
- a CDS encoding sulfurtransferase, with translation MDSTNEIDDAKIRAYAHPERLVTTQWLADRIAAGEVGGPDGIVVLESDEDVLLYATGHIPGALKIDWHVDLNDPVTRDYVDGARFAEVMGARGIGRDTTVVIYGDKSNWWAAYALWVFSLFGHEDVRLLDGGRALWVAEGRELTRDVPTPTPAQYPVAERDDAPIRAFKDDVLAHLGKPLVDVRSPGEFSGELLHMPDYPQEGAMRGGHIPGAVSVPWARAANDDGTFRSREELEALYLGEKGLSPADDVVAYCRIGERSSHTWFVLTHLLGFEAVRNYDGSWTEWGNAVRVPIEK, from the coding sequence ATGGACAGCACGAACGAGATCGACGACGCCAAGATCCGCGCCTACGCGCACCCGGAGCGCCTGGTGACCACGCAGTGGCTCGCGGACCGCATCGCCGCGGGTGAGGTGGGCGGGCCCGACGGCATCGTCGTGCTCGAGTCGGACGAGGACGTGCTGCTCTACGCGACGGGGCACATCCCGGGCGCCCTCAAGATCGACTGGCACGTCGACCTCAACGACCCGGTGACCCGTGACTACGTCGACGGCGCCCGGTTCGCCGAGGTGATGGGGGCCCGCGGCATCGGGCGCGACACCACGGTCGTCATCTACGGCGACAAGAGCAACTGGTGGGCGGCCTACGCCCTGTGGGTCTTCAGCCTCTTCGGGCACGAGGACGTGCGCCTCCTCGACGGCGGGCGCGCCCTGTGGGTGGCCGAGGGCCGCGAGCTGACCCGCGACGTGCCGACCCCGACGCCGGCGCAGTACCCGGTGGCCGAGCGCGACGACGCCCCCATCCGCGCCTTCAAGGACGACGTGCTCGCCCACCTCGGCAAGCCCCTCGTCGACGTGCGCTCCCCCGGCGAGTTCTCCGGCGAGCTGCTGCACATGCCCGACTACCCGCAGGAGGGGGCCATGCGCGGCGGCCACATCCCCGGCGCCGTGTCGGTGCCGTGGGCGCGGGCCGCGAACGACGACGGGACCTTCCGCTCGCGCGAGGAGCTCGAGGCGCTCTACCTCGGCGAGAAGGGCCTGTCCCCCGCCGACGACGTCGTCGCCTACTGCCGCATCGGCGAGCGGTCGTCGCACACCTGGTTCGTGCTAACCCACCTGCTCGGCTTCGAGGCGGTGCGCAACTACGACGGCTCCTGGACCGAGTGGGGCAACGCCGTGCGCGTCCCCATCGAGAAGTGA
- a CDS encoding Maf family protein — protein sequence MTVLLVLASASPARLETLRRAGVHPEVVVSGVDEPAAVAEATGRYGALEPADVALLLARAKAEEVGRRRTEAGDAPALVLGCDSVLELDGEAYGKPADAADAVARWQRMRGRSGVLHTGHWLLDDRAESDGGGGATLGATASTTVHFAAVGDAEIEAYVATGEPLAVAGAFTVDGLGGPFVTGIEGDHHNVVGISLPLLRELLGEVGVGWFDVAAG from the coding sequence ATGACCGTGCTGCTCGTCCTCGCCTCCGCCTCCCCCGCCCGGCTCGAGACGCTGCGCCGCGCCGGCGTGCACCCCGAGGTCGTCGTCAGCGGCGTCGACGAGCCTGCCGCCGTCGCCGAGGCGACCGGGCGCTACGGCGCGCTGGAACCGGCCGACGTCGCCCTGCTGCTCGCCCGCGCCAAGGCCGAGGAGGTGGGCCGCCGACGGACCGAGGCCGGTGACGCGCCCGCCCTCGTGCTCGGCTGCGACTCCGTGCTCGAGCTCGACGGCGAGGCCTACGGCAAGCCCGCCGACGCCGCCGACGCGGTCGCCCGGTGGCAGCGGATGCGCGGACGCTCGGGGGTGCTGCACACGGGCCACTGGCTGCTCGACGACCGCGCCGAGAGCGACGGTGGCGGGGGCGCGACGCTCGGCGCCACGGCATCCACGACGGTGCACTTCGCCGCGGTCGGCGACGCCGAGATCGAGGCCTACGTGGCGACCGGCGAGCCGCTCGCCGTCGCGGGTGCCTTCACCGTCGACGGCCTCGGCGGGCCCTTCGTCACCGGCATCGAGGGCGACCACCACAACGTCGTCGGCATCTCGCTGCCGCTGCTGCGCGAGCTGCTCGGCGAGGTCGGCGTCGGCTGGTTCGACGTCGCTGCCGGCTGA
- a CDS encoding acyl-CoA carboxylase subunit epsilon → MSGTEPTGPEGPDAQGPVHADVRVVAGRPTDEEVAAIVIVLTALTAGRGPERASGRADGDGRGSAWADPARRLLGPGAPGSGWRASGLPR, encoded by the coding sequence GTGAGCGGCACGGAACCGACGGGGCCGGAGGGGCCGGATGCGCAGGGGCCGGTCCACGCGGACGTGCGGGTCGTGGCCGGGCGGCCCACCGACGAGGAGGTGGCGGCGATCGTCATCGTCCTCACCGCCCTCACGGCCGGCCGCGGACCCGAACGGGCCTCCGGACGTGCCGACGGCGACGGGCGCGGGTCGGCGTGGGCCGACCCGGCGCGGCGTCTGCTCGGCCCCGGCGCCCCCGGCTCGGGGTGGCGCGCGTCGGGCCTGCCCCGCTGA
- a CDS encoding acyl-CoA carboxylase subunit beta, which yields MTQADTDPRVADVRARLGAAHAASASPPDKARAKLEAQGKIYVRDRIDLLFDEGSFVEDGRYANALATGLPADGVVTGRGTVDGRPAIVIANDPTVKAGSWGARTVEKIVRATEAALREELPVFWFVDSAGARITDQVEMFPGRRGAGRIFHNQVALSGKVPQICCLFGPSAAGGAYIPSFCDLIIMVEGNASMYLGSPRMAEMVVGETVSLEEMGGARMHCTVSGVGDLLAADDAEAIELARLYFSYVPGSWREQPPTYEPEDPTTPLTRSTVPERESVPFDIHDVVEGLVDDDSFFELKPLWAGELVIGFGRLDGRTVGIVANNSAVKGGVLFTDSADKAARFIWLCDAFNVPLLYLADVPGFMIGSEVERGGIIRHGAKMVSAVSSATVPQVCVVVRKAYGAGLYAMGGPGFGPDATIALPTARIAVMGPEAAVNAVYANTIAQVEAEQGEQARDAFVAERRREYEQDVDIERLAADLVLDAVVEADDLRSELVRRLAYASRRDRHFSERRRAVPPV from the coding sequence GTGACCCAGGCCGACACCGACCCCCGGGTCGCCGACGTCCGCGCGCGGCTGGGAGCCGCCCACGCGGCATCCGCGTCCCCGCCCGACAAGGCCCGGGCCAAGCTCGAGGCCCAGGGCAAGATCTACGTCCGCGACCGCATCGACCTGCTCTTCGACGAGGGAAGCTTCGTCGAGGACGGGCGCTACGCCAACGCCCTCGCGACGGGCCTGCCGGCCGACGGCGTCGTCACCGGTCGGGGCACCGTCGACGGGCGGCCCGCGATCGTCATCGCCAACGACCCCACGGTCAAGGCGGGCTCGTGGGGCGCGCGCACGGTCGAGAAGATCGTGCGCGCCACCGAGGCGGCGCTGCGCGAGGAGCTGCCCGTCTTCTGGTTCGTCGACTCCGCCGGCGCGCGAATCACCGACCAGGTCGAGATGTTCCCCGGGCGCCGCGGCGCCGGGCGGATCTTCCACAACCAGGTCGCGCTGTCGGGCAAGGTGCCGCAGATCTGCTGCCTCTTCGGCCCGAGCGCGGCGGGCGGGGCCTACATCCCCAGCTTCTGCGACCTCATCATCATGGTCGAGGGCAACGCCTCGATGTACCTCGGCAGCCCCCGCATGGCCGAGATGGTCGTCGGCGAGACGGTGTCGCTCGAGGAGATGGGCGGCGCCCGCATGCACTGCACCGTCTCGGGGGTGGGCGACCTGCTGGCCGCCGACGACGCCGAGGCGATCGAGCTGGCCCGCCTCTACTTCTCCTACGTCCCCGGCTCGTGGCGTGAGCAGCCGCCGACCTACGAGCCCGAGGACCCGACCACGCCCCTGACCCGCTCGACGGTGCCGGAGCGCGAGTCGGTGCCGTTCGACATCCACGACGTCGTCGAGGGGCTCGTCGACGACGACTCCTTCTTCGAGCTCAAGCCGCTGTGGGCCGGCGAGCTCGTCATCGGCTTCGGCCGGCTCGACGGACGCACCGTCGGGATCGTGGCCAACAACTCGGCGGTCAAAGGCGGCGTGCTCTTCACCGACAGCGCCGACAAGGCCGCTCGCTTCATCTGGCTGTGCGACGCCTTCAACGTGCCGTTGCTCTACCTCGCCGACGTGCCCGGCTTCATGATCGGCTCGGAGGTCGAGCGCGGCGGCATCATCCGCCACGGGGCCAAGATGGTCAGCGCGGTGAGCTCGGCCACGGTGCCGCAGGTGTGCGTCGTCGTCCGCAAGGCCTACGGCGCCGGCCTCTACGCGATGGGTGGCCCGGGGTTCGGGCCGGACGCGACGATCGCCCTGCCGACGGCCCGCATCGCGGTCATGGGACCGGAGGCGGCGGTCAACGCCGTCTACGCCAACACCATCGCCCAGGTCGAGGCGGAGCAGGGCGAGCAGGCCCGCGACGCCTTCGTCGCCGAGCGCCGACGGGAGTACGAGCAGGACGTCGACATCGAGCGGCTGGCCGCCGATCTCGTGCTCGACGCGGTGGTCGAGGCCGACGATCTGCGGTCCGAGCTCGTCCGACGGCTGGCCTATGCTTCCCGGCGTGACCGTCACTTCAGCGAACGCCGCCGAGCGGTCCCCCCGGTCTGA
- a CDS encoding SufE family protein yields MDAAPAAAAPLPAGLQEIADDFTSAGSDLKLELLLEFSDELPGLPERYAGRLDQLERVDECQSPLFLTVEVADGDRLEDRAVSLFFDAPPEAPTTRGFAGILREGLDGLSAAEVLAVPDDAPMRFGLAEAVSPLRLRGMVAMLSRIKRQVRAKTA; encoded by the coding sequence GTGGACGCCGCACCCGCCGCAGCCGCGCCGCTCCCGGCCGGGCTGCAGGAGATCGCCGACGACTTCACCTCCGCCGGCTCGGACCTCAAGCTGGAGCTGCTGCTCGAGTTCAGCGACGAGCTGCCCGGCCTGCCCGAGCGGTACGCCGGCCGGCTCGACCAGCTCGAGCGCGTCGACGAGTGCCAGTCGCCGCTCTTCCTCACCGTCGAGGTCGCCGACGGCGACCGCCTCGAGGACCGCGCCGTCTCGCTCTTCTTCGACGCGCCCCCCGAGGCGCCGACGACCCGCGGTTTCGCCGGCATCCTGCGTGAGGGCCTCGACGGGCTCTCGGCCGCGGAGGTCCTCGCGGTGCCCGACGACGCCCCGATGCGCTTCGGCCTCGCCGAGGCGGTCTCGCCGCTGCGCCTGCGCGGGATGGTCGCGATGCTCTCCCGCATCAAGCGCCAGGTCCGGGCCAAGACCGCCTGA